In a genomic window of Prochlorococcus marinus subsp. marinus str. CCMP1375:
- a CDS encoding sigma-70 family RNA polymerase sigma factor: MSSLSDFLGEIGRHPLLTPEEELTMGRKVQAMVGLIERCHRAGDQGADCVYTEAERRTIKIGEKAKNHMITANLRLVVNLAKKYQGKGLDLLDLIQEGTIGLTRAVEKYDPKRGHRFSTYAYWWIRQGLNRALSTQSRTIRIPVNINEKLTKLRAAKSELMQEYGTPPSAEQLAKKLSVSKQIIGDLLECEMRSITVSLQGVIQSKTDPSELGDVLPSDEIPPMELAELAERNDSAWSLLNKANLTPKERTIVSLRFGLDGTNEWRTLAEVAKHMNCSREYCRQVVQRALRKLRKTGIQSGLVEASSQDE; the protein is encoded by the coding sequence GTGAGTTCTTTAAGTGATTTTCTTGGAGAGATAGGACGTCATCCTCTGCTAACACCAGAAGAAGAGCTCACCATGGGGAGAAAGGTTCAAGCAATGGTTGGATTAATAGAACGTTGTCATAGAGCTGGAGACCAAGGGGCCGACTGTGTTTACACTGAAGCTGAAAGGAGAACAATCAAAATAGGCGAGAAGGCTAAGAACCATATGATTACTGCTAATTTAAGGCTAGTGGTCAATTTAGCCAAAAAATATCAAGGGAAAGGGCTAGATCTTCTAGACCTAATTCAAGAAGGAACAATTGGATTAACTCGTGCAGTTGAAAAGTACGACCCAAAAAGAGGGCATCGTTTTTCTACTTATGCATATTGGTGGATTAGACAAGGTTTAAACAGAGCTTTATCTACACAAAGCAGAACAATCAGGATACCAGTAAACATTAATGAGAAACTAACTAAGCTTAGAGCAGCGAAGTCTGAGTTAATGCAAGAGTATGGGACTCCTCCTTCTGCAGAACAATTAGCAAAAAAATTAAGCGTATCCAAGCAGATAATAGGAGATCTACTCGAATGTGAGATGAGGAGTATCACTGTAAGCCTTCAAGGTGTAATTCAATCAAAAACTGATCCTTCAGAACTTGGAGATGTATTGCCTAGTGATGAGATTCCTCCAATGGAACTTGCAGAACTTGCAGAACGAAATGATTCAGCATGGTCATTATTAAACAAAGCTAATTTAACGCCAAAGGAGAGAACGATTGTAAGCCTAAGATTCGGTCTTGATGGAACTAATGAATGGAGAACTCTCGCAGAAGTTGCAAAACATATGAATTGCAGTCGAGAATACTGTAGGCAAGTCGTCCAAAGAGCACTACGCAAGCTTCGCAAGACAGGAATTCAAAGTGGTTTAGTCGAAGCTAGCTCGCAAGATGAGTAA
- a CDS encoding DUF2214 family protein gives MIFATLLEPGIFKSALVAYAHYLCIFLCFSALMYERLRLKVDLNRGEAISIILADIVYGLAGLMIILTGILRVRYFGQGAEFYTQNPLFWLKVGAYIAVGLLSLYPTISYILWAIPLSKNNLPNLSPDLVSRFRLIINIELLGFSLIPLLATFMARGIGL, from the coding sequence ATGATCTTCGCAACGTTGCTTGAACCAGGGATTTTTAAAAGTGCTTTAGTTGCATATGCACACTACTTATGTATTTTTCTGTGTTTTTCAGCATTGATGTATGAAAGATTGCGTTTAAAAGTAGATCTAAATCGAGGAGAGGCTATATCGATAATTTTAGCGGATATTGTTTATGGCTTGGCAGGGCTCATGATAATTCTAACTGGCATTCTCAGGGTAAGATATTTTGGTCAAGGAGCAGAGTTTTATACTCAAAATCCTTTGTTTTGGTTAAAAGTAGGAGCTTATATTGCTGTTGGTCTTCTTTCTCTTTATCCCACTATTTCCTATATCCTTTGGGCTATTCCTTTAAGTAAAAATAATCTTCCTAATCTTAGTCCTGATTTAGTCTCAAGGTTTAGGTTGATAATTAATATAGAACTTCTAGGTTTCTCTTTAATACCCCTTCTGGCGACTTTCATGGCTAGAGGTATCGGTTTGTAG
- the hisIE gene encoding bifunctional phosphoribosyl-AMP cyclohydrolase/phosphoribosyl-ATP diphosphatase HisIE, translated as MMPMNQEFIQKLRFNEKGLIPAIAQDWLDGAILMMAWMNKESLEKTLITGEVHYWSRSREKLWHKGETSGHFQILKGIRFDCDSDVMLLSIEQVGSIACHTGARSCFFQEVEENIPDLEQNSTFNRPLSNTCSELFEVIKDRSSNPQKNSYTNSLLKDGDNKILKKIGEEGSEFVMACKDNDHESISNEAADLIFHIQVALKYHKVEWRDVLEVLAKRRQSKSNPK; from the coding sequence ATGATGCCAATGAACCAAGAATTCATACAAAAACTTCGTTTTAACGAAAAAGGACTTATCCCGGCAATTGCTCAAGACTGGCTTGATGGTGCCATCCTCATGATGGCATGGATGAACAAAGAGTCATTAGAAAAAACATTAATCACTGGAGAAGTTCATTACTGGAGTCGCTCAAGAGAAAAGTTATGGCACAAAGGTGAAACCAGTGGGCATTTTCAGATCCTAAAAGGCATAAGATTTGACTGTGATTCAGATGTAATGTTGCTATCGATTGAACAGGTTGGATCCATTGCCTGTCATACAGGAGCAAGAAGTTGCTTCTTCCAAGAAGTAGAAGAGAATATTCCTGATTTAGAACAAAACTCAACTTTTAATCGTCCCCTATCTAATACATGCAGTGAACTTTTTGAGGTCATCAAAGATAGATCTTCAAACCCACAAAAAAATAGTTACACTAATAGTCTTTTAAAAGACGGGGACAACAAAATTCTCAAAAAAATAGGAGAAGAAGGTTCAGAATTTGTTATGGCATGCAAAGACAATGACCATGAATCAATTTCTAATGAAGCAGCAGATTTGATTTTCCATATACAAGTTGCTCTTAAGTACCACAAAGTTGAATGGAGGGACGTATTAGAAGTGCTTGCAAAAAGGAGGCAATCCAAATCAAATCCTAAGTAA
- a CDS encoding 6-carboxytetrahydropterin synthase produces the protein MSNQITGFSCSKHFEGYPCCHRQWKHPGHCSFVHGYSRSFTFYFRAKELDAYGFVVDFSSMEALEKKLRGYFDHTFLVNMDDPLIPQWKKLHSEKALDLRIMANVGMESTAKLVWEWANSILLERDLGRTCCSRAKASENNFNSAYFESIPDWFTTLEVDS, from the coding sequence ATGTCTAATCAAATTACTGGTTTTAGCTGCAGTAAGCATTTTGAAGGATACCCTTGTTGTCATAGGCAATGGAAACATCCAGGCCATTGTAGTTTTGTTCATGGATATAGCCGAAGTTTTACTTTTTATTTTAGAGCGAAGGAATTAGATGCATATGGTTTTGTAGTTGATTTTTCTAGCATGGAGGCATTAGAAAAAAAATTAAGAGGATACTTTGACCATACATTTCTTGTAAATATGGATGATCCGCTTATTCCTCAATGGAAAAAATTACATTCTGAGAAGGCATTAGATCTTCGCATAATGGCCAATGTAGGAATGGAATCCACTGCGAAACTTGTTTGGGAATGGGCAAATTCTATTTTACTTGAAAGGGATTTAGGGAGAACTTGTTGCTCTAGAGCCAAAGCAAGTGAGAATAATTTTAACTCTGCTTACTTTGAGTCAATTCCTGATTGGTTTACAACTCTTGAAGTTGATTCGTGA
- the crtH gene encoding carotenoid isomerase, whose protein sequence is MNLDKMRQNNKEISWDAIVIGSGIGGLVTATQLASKGAQVLVLERYMIPGGSSGAFHRNGYTFDVGASMIFGFGEKGYTNLLTRALSAIGEKCETIPDPVQLAYHLPGGAEVSVSRNYDQFISSLTSLFPHEEKGIKAFYKVCWEVFNCLDSMPLLSIEDPAYLAKVFFKAPLSCLGLARWLPFNVGEVARRHIKDQQLLRFIDIECFCWSVMPADKTPMINAGMVFSDRHAGGINYPKGGVGVISEKLVKGLEKNGGKVLYKSRVVKIILEGNKAIGVKLANGEQIYARTIISNATRWDTFGGEDVKEPLIEQSKTPSAELKWRNRYQTSPSFLSIHLGVKKDCIPNDSHCHHLILEEWDQMEKEQGVAFISIPTLLDQSLAPKDHHIIHAFTPSSIIEWKSLTPSEYVAKKELDCERLLSKIEKVFPNLKPSITHKEIGTPKSHRRFLGRHKGSYGPIPAMRLPGLLPMPFNSTAIKGLFLVGDSCFPGQGLNAVAFSGFACAHKIGAELGINPWSLPE, encoded by the coding sequence ATGAATTTGGACAAGATGCGTCAAAACAATAAAGAAATCTCATGGGATGCAATTGTGATTGGTTCTGGGATAGGAGGATTAGTAACTGCCACTCAATTAGCTTCAAAAGGTGCGCAAGTATTAGTTCTTGAGCGATATATGATTCCAGGTGGAAGCAGTGGCGCTTTTCACAGAAATGGTTATACCTTTGATGTTGGAGCATCAATGATCTTTGGTTTTGGCGAAAAAGGCTATACAAATCTTTTAACTAGAGCTTTATCAGCTATAGGAGAGAAATGCGAAACCATTCCGGACCCTGTTCAACTCGCCTATCACCTCCCTGGTGGAGCTGAAGTTTCTGTCAGCCGAAATTATGACCAGTTCATTTCATCTCTGACTTCCCTTTTCCCTCACGAAGAGAAAGGGATAAAAGCATTTTACAAAGTTTGCTGGGAAGTCTTCAACTGTCTTGATTCGATGCCATTACTATCAATAGAAGATCCGGCTTATTTAGCAAAGGTATTTTTCAAGGCCCCTTTGTCGTGCTTGGGGCTTGCACGATGGCTACCATTCAATGTTGGGGAAGTCGCCCGTAGGCATATAAAAGATCAACAACTACTCCGTTTTATAGATATTGAGTGTTTTTGCTGGTCTGTTATGCCAGCAGACAAAACTCCAATGATAAATGCAGGCATGGTGTTTTCTGATCGACATGCTGGCGGTATTAACTATCCAAAAGGTGGTGTAGGAGTTATTTCAGAAAAGCTCGTTAAGGGATTAGAGAAAAACGGAGGCAAGGTTTTATACAAATCAAGGGTTGTCAAAATTATTTTGGAGGGGAACAAAGCTATTGGAGTTAAATTAGCAAATGGCGAGCAAATATATGCTCGTACAATAATCTCCAATGCTACTCGTTGGGATACTTTTGGAGGGGAAGACGTAAAAGAGCCTCTGATAGAACAATCAAAGACTCCATCTGCGGAATTAAAATGGAGAAATCGATACCAGACCTCTCCATCATTCTTATCTATTCATCTAGGTGTAAAAAAAGACTGTATTCCAAACGATTCACATTGCCATCATTTAATCCTTGAAGAATGGGATCAGATGGAAAAAGAGCAAGGGGTCGCCTTCATTTCTATTCCTACTCTCTTAGATCAATCATTAGCACCAAAAGACCATCACATCATTCATGCCTTTACCCCTTCTTCAATAATCGAATGGAAGTCACTTACTCCATCAGAATATGTCGCAAAAAAAGAACTTGATTGTGAGCGACTTTTATCAAAAATCGAAAAGGTTTTCCCAAATTTAAAACCTAGTATTACTCATAAAGAAATTGGAACACCTAAAAGTCATCGTAGATTCCTTGGGCGTCACAAAGGAAGTTATGGTCCAATCCCTGCAATGCGTCTGCCAGGTTTATTGCCTATGCCTTTCAACAGCACTGCTATTAAGGGGCTCTTCCTGGTAGGGGATTCATGCTTCCCAGGACAAGGGTTAAACGCAGTAGCATTTAGCGGGTTTGCATGCGCTCATAAGATAGGAGCAGAACTAGGAATCAATCCTTGGTCACTTCCAGAATAA
- the trmFO gene encoding FADH(2)-oxidizing methylenetetrahydrofolate--tRNA-(uracil(54)-C(5))-methyltransferase TrmFO: MGQSTPLLVIGAGLAGSEAAWQIASAGIPVKLIEMRPCKRSPAHHSNDFAELVCSNSFGALSSDRASGLLQEELRILKSFVIKTADEHSVPAGGALAVDRNKFSSYITKKISSHPLITVQRDEIHSLPFENQISVLATGPLTSEHLAGDLKNFTGLEECHFFDAASPIIEGESIDFSLAFRASRYDKGDADYVNCPLNKDQYLKFRSELLSADQAEIKDFEKGVSNLFEGCLPIEELARRGEDTMRYGPLKPVGLWDNRWGDLHDKELRKTKRAYAVVQLRQEDKNGHLWNLVGFQTNLKWGEQKRIIRLIPGLQKAEFVRLGVMHRNTFIESPKLLNPTLQFRKRLNLLAAGQITGTEGYAAAVAGGWLAGTNAALIAMNRKPITLPETTMIGALLNFISEVSPKVKSNHKRDFQPMPPNFGLLPELNRRIRDKRCRYGAYRDRALEDIKKTQEFLEIGTPLGFKNQ; the protein is encoded by the coding sequence TTGGGCCAGTCAACCCCTTTATTAGTTATTGGTGCAGGCTTAGCAGGTTCAGAAGCTGCCTGGCAAATTGCTAGTGCAGGTATTCCTGTGAAATTGATTGAAATGAGACCTTGTAAAAGGTCACCAGCTCATCATTCCAATGATTTTGCAGAGCTTGTTTGCAGTAATAGCTTTGGAGCACTAAGTAGTGATCGTGCATCAGGGTTACTACAAGAAGAGCTAAGGATCTTAAAATCTTTTGTGATCAAAACTGCTGATGAACACTCAGTGCCAGCAGGAGGAGCTCTAGCAGTTGATAGAAATAAATTTAGTAGCTACATAACTAAAAAAATTTCATCTCATCCGCTAATCACAGTTCAAAGGGATGAAATTCATTCACTCCCTTTTGAAAATCAAATTAGTGTTTTAGCAACTGGTCCTCTTACCAGTGAACACTTAGCAGGTGATTTGAAGAACTTTACTGGGTTAGAAGAATGCCATTTTTTTGATGCTGCAAGTCCAATCATTGAAGGTGAAAGTATAGATTTTTCACTAGCATTTCGAGCAAGTAGATATGATAAAGGGGACGCTGACTATGTCAACTGTCCCTTAAATAAGGATCAATATCTTAAATTCAGATCAGAATTATTATCAGCTGATCAGGCAGAAATAAAGGATTTCGAGAAAGGAGTTTCTAATCTATTCGAAGGTTGTCTCCCTATAGAAGAGCTTGCCCGTAGAGGGGAAGATACTATGCGATATGGTCCATTGAAGCCTGTTGGTCTATGGGACAATAGATGGGGAGACCTTCATGACAAGGAACTAAGAAAAACGAAAAGAGCTTATGCAGTAGTGCAACTACGTCAAGAAGACAAAAATGGTCATCTTTGGAATTTAGTTGGATTTCAAACAAATCTAAAATGGGGTGAACAAAAAAGGATTATTCGATTAATACCAGGGCTACAAAAAGCAGAATTTGTTCGCTTAGGCGTCATGCATCGCAATACATTTATAGAATCACCAAAACTTTTAAATCCAACTCTTCAATTCCGGAAAAGATTAAACCTTCTTGCAGCAGGTCAAATTACTGGGACTGAAGGATATGCCGCAGCCGTAGCAGGTGGATGGTTAGCAGGAACAAATGCAGCTTTAATAGCGATGAATCGCAAACCCATAACATTACCTGAGACCACTATGATAGGTGCACTCCTTAACTTTATAAGTGAAGTTAGTCCTAAGGTTAAATCAAATCATAAACGTGATTTTCAACCAATGCCTCCTAACTTTGGTTTGTTACCAGAATTAAATAGAAGGATACGTGACAAACGTTGTCGTTATGGTGCATATCGTGATAGAGCATTAGAAGACATTAAAAAAACCCAAGAGTTCCTTGAAATTGGTACTCCTTTAGGTTTTAAAAATCAATGA
- a CDS encoding photosystem II protein Y — translation MLNLLVITLPILAAIGWVTLNIQKPAREQWDRQFGDNKPF, via the coding sequence ATGCTAAACCTTCTAGTTATCACTCTCCCAATCCTTGCTGCAATTGGCTGGGTAACATTAAACATTCAAAAACCAGCTAGAGAACAATGGGATCGCCAATTTGGTGACAACAAACCTTTTTAA
- a CDS encoding DUF3303 domain-containing protein has product MQLYLVTWEFESSEDQTFAGDALIDYVESGKPIDEIEGYERLAWIHTPQDGTGTVICKAENASVLYKVFGPWREKFGMKWNYKPGLTTEELVELLRQKDV; this is encoded by the coding sequence ATGCAGCTTTATCTAGTTACATGGGAGTTTGAATCATCTGAAGATCAAACTTTTGCAGGTGATGCATTAATTGATTATGTAGAAAGTGGTAAACCAATTGATGAGATTGAGGGTTATGAAAGACTTGCTTGGATACACACACCTCAAGATGGGACAGGAACGGTTATTTGCAAAGCTGAAAATGCATCAGTCTTATACAAGGTATTTGGCCCTTGGCGAGAAAAATTTGGTATGAAATGGAACTATAAGCCTGGACTAACAACTGAGGAACTTGTGGAATTATTAAGACAAAAAGATGTTTGA
- the rpsU gene encoding 30S ribosomal protein S21: MTQVIVGENEGVESALRRFKREVSKAGIFNDLKRIRHHETPVEKYKRKQRLKNRTKRRR, from the coding sequence TTGACACAAGTCATAGTTGGGGAAAACGAAGGAGTTGAATCTGCTCTTCGTAGATTTAAACGAGAAGTTTCAAAAGCTGGAATATTTAATGACTTAAAACGAATTCGCCATCATGAAACACCAGTAGAGAAATATAAGCGTAAGCAACGACTAAAGAACAGAACAAAGCGTCGTAGATAA
- the pstB gene encoding phosphate ABC transporter ATP-binding protein PstB, whose protein sequence is MTDSYQMEDIKNSNETSISLQNVTISYGDSDAVRNVYFDIPKYKVTSLIGPSGCGKSTVLRSLNRMNDLISSCTLKGLILFEGLDLYSDQIDPVEVRRKIGMVFQQPNPFPKSIYENIAFGARINGFSGNLDELVEDSLRKAAVWDECKDKLNESGYSLSGGQQQRLCIARTIAIKPDVILMDEPCSALDPISTIKIEETIHELKKNFTIVIVTHNMQQALRVSDKTAFFNAAEKGGTDDGKVGYLVEFDKTKKIFNSPKEKATQDYISGKFG, encoded by the coding sequence ATGACAGATTCATACCAAATGGAAGATATCAAGAATTCAAATGAGACGTCTATATCTCTTCAAAATGTAACTATAAGCTATGGCGATTCTGATGCTGTTCGAAATGTATATTTTGACATTCCTAAATATAAAGTGACTTCTCTAATAGGTCCTTCCGGGTGTGGTAAATCAACAGTACTTCGATCATTAAATCGTATGAACGATTTAATTAGTAGCTGCACACTAAAAGGGCTTATTTTATTTGAAGGATTAGATTTGTACTCCGACCAAATTGACCCAGTCGAAGTAAGGAGGAAAATAGGAATGGTTTTCCAGCAGCCTAATCCTTTCCCTAAAAGTATTTATGAAAATATTGCTTTTGGAGCAAGAATCAATGGTTTCAGTGGAAACCTTGATGAATTAGTAGAGGATTCTTTAAGAAAAGCAGCTGTATGGGATGAATGTAAAGACAAATTGAATGAAAGTGGTTATTCATTATCAGGTGGTCAACAACAAAGGTTATGTATTGCAAGAACAATTGCTATAAAACCTGATGTAATTTTAATGGATGAACCTTGTTCTGCTCTTGATCCTATTTCTACAATTAAAATCGAAGAAACAATTCATGAACTTAAAAAGAATTTTACTATTGTAATTGTGACTCATAATATGCAACAAGCCTTGAGAGTTAGTGATAAAACAGCTTTCTTTAATGCAGCAGAGAAAGGGGGAACAGATGATGGTAAAGTAGGGTACTTAGTAGAGTTTGACAAAACAAAGAAAATATTCAACTCTCCAAAAGAGAAAGCAACACAGGATTATATTTCTGGTAAGTTTGGTTAA
- the pstA gene encoding phosphate ABC transporter permease PstA translates to MTISKLKANLIYDPKSKRNLTEKLFTSISAIFSIIAILPLVLVLAYILIKGGSQISWETLILEPEPPGDDLLSAGGIGPAIIGTFIISSIASIISIPIGVGGGIYLAEYAKGGPFSRFIRFGTNVLAGVPSIIAGVFIYAVIVATKVLFGSMFSGIAGGMALSILMLPTVIKTTDESLKLVSDDLRRGSLGIGASMFTTVIRITLPAAFRSIATGIVLGLARAAGETAPLIFTALFSRYYLTGFGDLFYEMGSLSVLIYNFALEPYEAQNELAWAASFILVVLLLSMNILSKLVSDIASGDSNK, encoded by the coding sequence ATGACAATTTCAAAACTTAAAGCTAATCTTATATACGATCCAAAATCTAAAAGAAATTTAACTGAGAAGTTATTTACATCAATATCTGCTATTTTTTCAATTATTGCAATCTTACCTCTTGTACTTGTTCTTGCATATATTCTCATTAAAGGTGGTTCTCAAATTAGTTGGGAGACATTAATATTAGAGCCTGAGCCTCCTGGCGACGATTTGTTGTCAGCAGGTGGAATAGGGCCTGCAATTATTGGTACATTTATTATATCTAGCATTGCATCAATAATATCAATACCAATTGGAGTAGGAGGAGGAATTTACCTTGCTGAATATGCTAAAGGAGGTCCCTTTTCCAGATTTATAAGGTTTGGAACTAATGTACTTGCGGGAGTCCCTTCCATAATTGCCGGTGTTTTTATTTATGCTGTAATAGTTGCCACTAAAGTACTATTTGGGAGCATGTTTAGCGGCATTGCTGGAGGTATGGCCCTATCAATTTTAATGCTTCCAACAGTAATCAAAACCACAGATGAAAGCTTGAAACTTGTCTCAGATGACCTTAGGAGAGGATCTTTAGGGATAGGCGCTTCTATGTTTACAACAGTTATTCGGATAACTCTTCCTGCAGCATTTAGATCAATTGCAACGGGAATTGTATTAGGCCTAGCAAGAGCGGCTGGGGAGACAGCTCCTCTAATTTTCACTGCACTCTTCTCTCGTTATTACTTAACAGGCTTTGGTGATTTGTTCTATGAAATGGGTTCATTATCTGTATTGATTTATAACTTTGCACTCGAACCATACGAAGCACAAAATGAACTAGCCTGGGCAGCATCCTTCATACTAGTTGTGTTACTACTTTCCATGAATATATTATCTAAACTTGTTAGCGATATAGCATCAGGTGATTCAAATAAATAA
- the pstC gene encoding phosphate ABC transporter permease subunit PstC: MADDDKDKFLLKQRTVSEKFIDEGFKLFFLSMASIVAIIVFAIFVVIFYQSLDSIDSYGMKFLTTSNWNPVTDEYGAFTAIYGTLVTSFASLIIAVPLGVGTAIFITEDIIPKKIRGLIGLMVELLAAIPSVVLGLWAIFVMEPFIRPFLNLLYKMFGWIPFLSTQPIGPGIAPAILILVVMILPIITSISRDSLKQVPAKLREAAYGIGATRWTAMFNVILPAAISGITGGVLLGLGRAMGETMAVTMIIGNTNTFSWSILSPGYTISAMLANQFGEADGSQVSSLMYAAFILMLLTLVVNIFAQWVVKRLSLKY; this comes from the coding sequence GTGGCGGATGATGACAAAGACAAGTTCTTGCTAAAGCAAAGAACAGTCTCAGAAAAATTTATAGATGAAGGGTTTAAATTATTTTTCCTTTCAATGGCATCTATAGTTGCAATTATAGTTTTCGCAATTTTTGTTGTTATTTTTTATCAGTCACTAGATTCTATAGATAGTTATGGAATGAAGTTTCTAACTACTTCAAATTGGAATCCTGTAACTGACGAATATGGAGCATTTACCGCTATCTATGGAACATTAGTTACATCATTTGCTTCTTTGATAATTGCAGTCCCCTTAGGGGTTGGTACAGCCATTTTCATCACAGAAGATATAATCCCAAAAAAAATTAGGGGTCTCATAGGATTAATGGTAGAGCTGTTAGCAGCCATACCTTCGGTAGTGCTAGGCCTTTGGGCCATATTTGTGATGGAACCTTTTATAAGACCTTTCCTCAATCTTCTCTACAAAATGTTTGGATGGATACCTTTTCTAAGCACTCAGCCAATAGGGCCTGGAATAGCACCAGCAATATTAATTCTTGTTGTAATGATTCTCCCTATTATCACTTCAATTTCAAGAGACTCACTAAAACAAGTTCCTGCGAAATTAAGAGAAGCTGCCTATGGGATTGGAGCCACAAGATGGACTGCAATGTTCAATGTGATTCTTCCCGCTGCAATATCTGGTATTACAGGTGGTGTTTTACTTGGGCTTGGCAGAGCAATGGGGGAGACAATGGCTGTGACAATGATTATTGGAAACACTAATACTTTTAGCTGGTCAATCCTTTCACCTGGATATACAATTTCTGCGATGCTTGCTAATCAGTTTGGTGAAGCAGATGGCAGTCAAGTTTCTTCATTAATGTATGCTGCATTTATTCTTATGTTATTAACTTTAGTAGTCAATATATTTGCTCAGTGGGTAGTGAAACGATTGAGTCTTAAGTATTAA